TCACGATTGAGAGTATGTGATTATGTTGATGCCGAGAGAATATGATGATGATATAAAGtacgatgatgatggtgatataaagtatgataatgacgatgataaagaagatgataatgatgatgcatACAAAGAAACTGCCCCACTTCTTAACCCCTtttcgtttcattttttttttattttgttaaaccaattttttttttttttaatctgttAGTTGAATCCAAATTTTGCTGGGTTCATTTAAAACTGTTATTGGATTGAAGTATGCTTTGGGCCATGTGTATGTTGTTGGGCCTTGATTAATTTGGGACGAAAGGGATGACAAGATAAATAAATTTTGGTGTAACATAGATCAGAAAAACAGAAGTGGAGGTGTGGTCTGAAGTGTTGGGGGTGGGCAATTGGTCACGGGTTCAATCCTTATCTctggcgttttttttttttattaaaacaaaagaagaagaagaaacagacatAAGATAGGATTAATAATTTAAGGTATAATCTAACTCAGAAAATCATGGATAGAAAAATGGCTTGATGCTTTATTAAGTtaaacaagaggtcgcgggttcgagtcttctCCCGAGCAGATTATTTATTTTTAGTGCTCCTAAGGTATAGCTCGAtatatttatcattactattattattagctattgttattattattattattattattattattattattattattattattattattattattattattattattgttattgttattattaaaattactactatcattactaacatttttgctaaaattattatttagatatcactaaaactattatttctattgttatcaatattaataggtagttattaaaatcattatcataactatcatttacagtaaaattaatttttacaagtattattattaatatcatggttattaccaaaaattgggatttttttattaaaataagtgtatcattaatgttattatcattatttttttttactaatatcaaATTAgtgtaattagaactactgttgtGATAAACAATTGAAGTACATACATAagcatatatatattttacataacaaaattaatactttatatacgaaatgaacatacaaaacatatatatatttacctaaaaaatgatataactaatgcatttatatatatatgtgtgatcaattacaactatgaacattaataaatatacacatgatataggttcgtgaatccgaggccaaccttataattgatcaatggtgttatatgtatttttactacaaaatacagtatggtgagtatatagtccccttttaaactctaaatatttttgggctgagaatacatgcgctgtttttataaatgatttaagttatggacacaagtaactgaaaaatatattctacgttgagttgtaccactggcatacttccctgtagcttggtaactattatttacagcggtattgtaaacgcgaatcctgttgatagatctatcgggcctgacaaccccaaccggactggacgaccagtattcaacggttgcacagtacttcgtttcataactacacttggtacggtgtagtaagatttcataataaagggaatatgcgacgtgattaaatgttaagtatggttaccaagtgctcaaccacttagaatatttttattaaaatgtttacatatgaaatcttgtggtccatagttataatgctgctagcatcaaacatatatatctcaccaactttatgttgaccttttaaagcatgttattctcaggtacgaattaagtcttccgctgtgcatttgctcatgttaaggacattatttaaagtcgatcatcgcaatgggaccaactgttgaagacttcgtccgggaggattagtcgcggtccTTTCattgctaaaccctaatttttaaccttctaatttctaaaccctaatttttaaaccctaaaaaacAAACTCAGAAGCAAAATATTCATTACAATatgtgttatcatttatttctccgagcgttttttcgccaaaataacAACATTTATCACGAATTGTCTTTTTTAAATCTTCTTatattcatgtgatcttgatgcctgaaaaaaatttaaaaaaaaaagaaaaaaatttacttccccccgtttccccccaaAAAAGTATTTCCCTCttgattacatatatatatatatatatatatatatatatatatatatatatatatatatatatatatatatatatatatatatatatatatatatatgtatgtatatagtgaaaAGATCCTGGGCGAACTCTCCATAAGAGATAACCCAGCGAACCATCACCTGATTTTACCAAACATCACAAACAATAAAATTGAAAGTTAAAATCGATTGAAACAAGATCCTAAGGCAGCGATTGTCAACTTCCTTTAAGGATTATACTCCAAATCATCAATGATTTCCTCAGTTTCATGATAAACAGAGAACGAATGATGAAGATGAACTGCAACTTTGTTTTTTACTATTCAGTTATTTTCAGACCTTGCTTCCTTCACAAAATCTTCTAGTCACTGCTATTAAAACAAGGTAACATCAATTTTAAACATTAATTCGATTGAATTAAGAATCTGCACATTAGATTTAGTATGTGCATTTGGTAGATGAACTAAATCTGTGTACACAGATTGAAGGTCATATGTTGATTTCATCTGTTCGATCAATCTGCACACATAATAAGCTGAATCTGCACGTAGATTGAGTCAATTTGCACGCAGATGAAGGTCAGTCTGCACGCAGATGAAGGTCAGTCTACTGGTTCTCTCGGTTCTCTACAccctctgtgacgacccgaaaatttccgatcaaatttaaacttaatctttatataattctgacacgataagaaaagtctgtaatgttgagtctcgaaaaatttggaaactatgttcatatattcaaattaccctttgactattttcgacgattcacgaacaactatttgtaaatagatatatacatatatatatatatatatatatatatatatatatatatatatatatatatatatatatatatatatatatatatatatatatatatatatatatatatatatgatttgaaatataatttatgatgtaattgttagaaattaattatgtaaaaatagtaattattatttaaaacatatctatatacaaataaagtatattaaaaaaaataaatattaaataattgtaatactcattgatgttccgattgatattaagcaagttaaattcagactgatattattttaaaataaacggtgatccgaaaatgagtaatataaattttagggttattaaaaatgcatttaggaactatttgttgaattttaaaattttttatattttacttaggggttgggagtgaataattaatgtaatttttatttaacgaattaaggatcgaattttataccataatgaccaaaataaataaatatagttaatctaaaaatttgggattttttcgaagacttttaattCGCCACTGAGTAGCAAGGAGTACGAAATAAtaccatattatattatattatatgtgtcGACGGTTAGAATCCAAATAAAAATAGCTGGATCCATTTTGCACAGTTAAATCACTAGATatttattattatactatatattattatgattactttggcttatatacatatacaaatatgcaGTTGCATATTGAAGCACAAACATTACAATCTACAATCACATTCTCTTTGCCAATCCACCATCACTATAACCATCGCCACCACCATAGTTCACAACCGGTCACCGTCACAAACTACTAACAATCACCACCTTATTACCCCGGTTCCCTTATGTTTTCATCAACTACACAAGCCATGGTATATAGTCCAACTCGAAGATATAGTGTTTGTTACATCTCCATATAGCCGGTTTTTAGTTTCATCCCGGTACACTGTCTAAACTATCTTTCTATCTGTTTTCTCGCATTATGATCTTGTTTCATTTATGGACGTCTCATAAACAGAAACATAAACGATAATGACTTTTATCGACGATGAAGGTGATATACAACAATGATGAATAGTGTACGGTGATGGAACGATGATGAGGTTGATGACGATAAAACAATGAAAAGGATGATGATCAATTCTCCTGTTCAAAATCAAACACCCAACAACACCATAAAATCCACACCTTTCTACAACCACAAACCCGTCACTGTTTTCGTTGCTAAGCAAAGACCCAATCAAACCCACCACAACATAAGATACCATTGAACTATTTAATTATATCTCTTACTTGATCACCAAGCTCTAAAACCAAAACCCATCACCAACAACTCGTTTCCATTTCGGTTGTCTATGTTTCTGTTCGAAAACTACCATTCCATCATCCCCGTTTTACTGCTACTGTTATGCTTCGACAAAAGCAAGCAACCACAACACTTTCATTGTTAAATTCCGTCTAAGAACAATACCATTATTACCTGCTTTCCTGTTTACTGTTCCGGTCAAGACCCAGAAACCCATAACTATCTACCTTCGATCACCTTTATTAAACCGATGCTCTATATTTTTGTTTTACAGCGAGATACATGATGATGAAGTTTATCGAGGGTGAGGcaagatgataataatatatataacgtAACGGAGATGTGTAAGATAGATGATGATGGAAAGAAAAAGATGATAGCTACTGCATAAGCTTTCTTCTGTTTTAATCATCACACGCCACTGACAgaattttcttttctttcttaaacCTATTATATTAAACAATTGGGCTTGTTTCATGGAGTTGGGCTTCAAGTAATAAGATTTATGAATTAACAATAAGCCTATTATATATTTGAAATCGGACCAAGAATTTTTGTTGCTGGACGACTTGTTTACTGCTGCACCTGCTATGTTTTTATTTCGATTACTGCTGCTACTCGAGATTTTCTGTTACAGTCGTGGCCATGGACTGTTGTTAAAATTACTTCACTTAGAAGCAGCCCAACAAAGAATTAATTTAGGCCCAACTATTATTTTCTGGCCAGATAAAAATTGCCACTATTATATGTTCGAACTACTgttacgacttttttttttttttggtctgtGTGGGAGTTGGGGTACGGCTGTTGAGTAGACCGTGGAACCTTTTGGTTCTTGGTTGGTCgacacaaaagaaagaaataaagaagGAAGGAAGATGATGATTAGGAAATCACGATGATGATAAtcgttatgattatgattttatgatgtTATGGTATGATCATAAGATCGATGATGATTCGGGTTAAGGATAACATGATGATATGAGATAAGATGAGAATGATAAATGGATTcgtatatattaaatattcaaacgaACGAGTTATTACAGAAAAGTAATAAGTGGTTCATTGGTTGGGTGTGTtgtggtgagcgagaggtcactggTTCGAgactggacttgggcattttttttagggctactcctttgaggtagttattactaatactcttattattattatttcattattattattattattattattattattattattatattattattattattattattattattattattattattattattattattattattattattattattgttatcattaatattaaaaattaacattataattaaaattattactatcattattattattttcattaacatgatttatatataattttatttacattatcatattattatcaaagttattattttcattatcactattaagattattattaataatttactaaataaatattacatatataagaaaaatatatctattatatataacataactatagtgatatttttgtaataaatactaattatttatctaaagtatataaaataaatataggtaattaagttattaatgaaacatataagttactaaaataacaattaataaataaattatttggttacgattatatgtgttaatatatatataaatgatataggttcgtgaatccgaggtcaaccatgcattgttcagtttcatcgtatgaatatttttactacaaaatattggattatgagtttcatttgctccctttttaaatgcttttgcaatatatttttgggacagagaatacatgcgctgttttataaatgcttaacgaaatagacacaagtaattgaaactacattctatggttgaatgatcgaagccgaatatgcctcttttgcttggtagcctaagaattagtaaaccgatctactaattgacgcgaatcataaagatagatctattgggcctaacgaacctcatccgttgttgcgggtgctttagtacttcgagtttttatatcatgtccgatggatgtcccggaatgatggggatattcttatatgcatcttgttaatgtcggttaccaggtgttcaatccatatgaatgattttcgtctctatgcatgggacgtatatttatgaaaaatggaaatgaaaatcttgtggtctattaaaatgatgaaaatgatcgattatgataaactaatgaactcaccaaccttttggttgacactttaagcatgtttattctcaggtatgaaagaaattttccgatgtgcatttgttcattttagagatattacttggagtcattcatgacatatttcaaaggacgttgcattcgagtcgttgagttcatcaagattattattaagtcaattatagttggatatgttatgaaatggtatgcatgccgtcaacttttgatgtaatgaaagtttgtcttttaaaaacgaatgcaatgtttgtaaaatgtatcatatagaggtcaagtacatcgcaatgcaatcatatgttattgtattcgttcttatggattaggacgggtctttacaccctCTAATTCTCCATGGATCCTCTcactatatatatgtatgtatattttaaaaattataatttataaatttgtatgtattatacttatatgattttataatatattattctcattatatagattatattataaatattattatattacactgtaataaaaataaataataataaaataaatataaataattaataataatcatagatATCTATCTATATaatcatataaagctctaaaatgatgatatcatcattaagctaattaccctttaattttcataatgatgatgtcataattatatattaatttaattaaataataataaaaaatcttttataaaaggaaatactaatctcttctaaattgtaattttaattttctaaaaaaatttaaaaggcatttattattataattattattattattattaaaaatataaatactcaactttgagcgaactttattattattatttacttttaatataataattataattataattattaaattgttAATATTCAAATATAGcctctttttacgaaattaattacgttacatatgtatgcgaaaatatatgtctctatttatttgtaaaaataacgacaagtttcttagttaaacgggtcattaaaataaatgaattcagcatttacattcacttaatagagttgtattcccttgaaactaaaaatttgcttgaaattcaatggaccaatcagagcgcgacatgtggcgcgacaatcacatgtgattggaaaaaaattaaattttttaaaaatttttttttttgaaatttaaaaaaaaaaaaaaatttccaaaattttttttaaaaaatttagcatgtcaaatccaatcacatgtgattgtaaaacccaatcacatgtgattgtggaactcaatcacatgtgattttgcatatcaaatccaatcacatgtgattaaaaaaattacaatttttttaaaaaaatttcaaccggaaacatactttaattcggtgatttgatcaagtttgttagcgtgtCGTGATCGTATCTTCAAAATTTTAGacattaattcggtgatttgatcaagttttgatcaaaaacttggtgtttgaaggttttagcacaaatttggtgaaattcgtcattttactgaatttttttttcaatcacatgtgattggatttgacatgcgataatcacatgtgattggcatgcacaatcacatgtgatttactgcatgtcaaatttaatcacatgtgattgaaagaaaaaaaattgaaaaaaaaaaatttcgaaaaaaaaattgaaattttatttttttcgaaaaaaaattttatttttttcggaaataaatttttttttgaattttttttttcgaatcacatgtgattatcgcgccacgtgtcgcaatctaattggtcccttgaatctcaacttaaaaattagtctcatttgaatattcctctcacttaatacttaaaacatatcattaaattattTCTTTTAAACAAACGCTAATTTTAGGAGTCATTTTACTGGTTCATATTTAAACCTACTCTTTCACATACATACTCGTCTTCGCTCTTTTCTCTACAAACATAAACATCAAACAAACTGAAAACCCCCTTTTTTCTTCTGAAATTTTCATCAAAATTTTCATAAACTGAGATGTTGAGTTGGTAAAAATGGAGACACTTGAAACAAAATCACAACTCAATAATCAACCAATACACTCACAATCTGATCTATCATCTCGCAACACCGATGAAATCGTTTCATCTTTAGCTCAAGAACTCGAAACCCTAGTTTTTTCCAACTCTTCTGATCGAGATCTCGACACTCATTCGGATGGTTGGGAACAGGATCCGGATCAATGTAGTGGTTTAGAACAACAAAAGTTAGGGTACAGTGATGATTGGAAGGAACAAAATGAGAGTGAGTTTGTTGATGGTGATATGAGTAGTGATATTAGGGTTTATGACAGTAATGGTGATGAATGGAGGATTAATGATGAACATGATCCGGAAACTGAGGGTGaaattggtggtggtggtggttcagTTAGGGTTACAGATGATGTTGATGGTACAGTGAAAAGTTATCATTATCCTGTAAGACCTGATGCTGAAGACTGTTCTTATTATATTAGAACTGGGATGTGTAAGTTTGGATTACATTGCAAGTTTAATCATCCTCTGAGAAGGAGAAATCAGGTTTATTTTTAGTAGTTTATGAGTTAATTTAAAAGTAATAGTGTGCTATTTAGTAGTATACTAGTATATGTATGTTTAGTTTAAGTTAAAGAAAAAGTTCAGTTTTTGAAAAGTATTATATTTGTGTAGCAGCCTACTAAGGAGATAAAGATGCATAGGGAAGACAACATGGAGAGGCATGGGCAGCAGATTGAGTGCAAGGTTATACATTTactatgttttatatatatttatagcaTTTTTTATATGTTCAATTGGCTGTATTGTTTGTGTAGTTCTTCTAATCTGGTTTGTAGTTATTTATATCTGCATATCAGGCATATTTTGTGGCAAGTAGTGAGGCTATATACTTGTTAATATTAACCTTGATCTTTAGTACTAGTATATACAATATATTAATGTAACTTGATATGATATGAATGATATAATGATATATTGGTGGCTTGATGTGTTTGGTAACTTATTAAAAATTTGGCTTGAGTTTGCTGCAGTACTATTTATCAACTGGGGGTTGCAAGTATGGAAAATCTTGCAAATACAATCATACTAGAGTAAAGACTGTTGTAGCTCCAGTAGTGGAGTATAACTTTTTGGGCCTGCCAATCCGACTGGTATAATAGTTTGCAATCATAGTTGTGTTCAAGATCCATCTTGTTATTCTATGTTTGATTAAGTTATGTTGCAGGGAGAGAAAGAGTGTCCATACTACATGCGTAACGGGTCCTGCAAATACGGGCCAAACTGTAGGTTTAACCATCCTGATCCTACTGCTGTAGGAGGTGATACTAATACTCAAGCTCATGCTCATGGTCATGGGCCCACCACGTATGGGAATGATGGACCTGTTGTGTTACAAAGCCCACCCCAACCAAGTATGGGCTCATGGTCAGCTCCTAGAACACCTGACCCAAATGCTGCATTTGTACCCATGATGTACTCACCAACCCAAAACATGCCCCCACCAAATTCAGATTGGAATGGTTATCAGGTAAATTGCTAGATCAGGTTGTCTTTATTCCGGTTGAATGAATTTTATAGCTTCGCATATCATAAACTTTATCAATGTTAGATGTATGTTGTTTATAGTTTTCAATTAAAAAACTAAGTTTAGACGATGGTGGAGTATGTATAATATTAGGTTCAGACAGTTTATCTAACATTCTAACTTGTTTATGGTTTTGACTTGATGAGGCTACTGTTCCTGTTCCTGTTCCTGCTCCTGCTCATGTGTACCCGAGTTCCGAACGGGGCCTACCTATACCGCCAGCTTTCTTTCTGAACAATCCACCAAGTGATACCAACATGTACACACACCATCAACAACAGATGCCAGTTTCAGATTATCCAGAAAGACCCGGACAACCTGATTGCAGTTACTTTATGAAAACTGGAGATTGCAAATATAGAACAACCTGCAAGTTTAATCATCCTAAGAGTCGCAGCACCAGAAACACCCCATCTGTTTTGAGTGATAAAGGGTTGCCTTTAAGACCTGTAAGTATATTGTTATAATGCCTTAAAGTTATCTTGAAAACTATAGTCTTTGTGGAATGCACTGACATACAGAAATAGCAACGTCCTGTAAATTAAATGTTGTAGGCCGTATTAGGTAAATGGATTGTTTTGGTTGTGATATATCTCAACAAGCGAAATTAAGAAAAAAGAGTTGAAAATCACAGGGAGAAAAAATATACCGTGTACAAACTTTTATGCTACATGCAAAGAGTTAGAATATTGCTAAGGAGTTATAATTCTTTTAATCATAACTAAATACTGATACCTttatcttatgaatataaatttttgatttttgatatgaacaacaatgaacttgtGGGTCAAAGACTATACACGACCTGGCTCATTTCAATACGTACATGTTTAGTGTTTTCTTAATCTTGAGCGGTTcaacaaatttttttattttatttattttttattttttattatatgcCCCAACTGTGTATGATATGTATGTTTCCATTCTTATACTATGCTTTTCCTGTTTCTGAATAACAATCAGGATCAGAGTATTTGCTCGCATTACAGTCGGTATGGCATATGCAAATACGGGCCTGCTTGTAAATATGATCATCCAGTAAATTATAGCAATTCAAGATCTTCAGGAGAAGGGTATTGACCAGATGGGCCACGGATACAACAATCTGTGTAACCAAGTGATGCTCTCAGATACAAGTTTAATGTTCACATGTGTTCGGACTATAACTTAAACCTTGAATTCTGTCTAGAAAACGTTGAATGATATCTGGATATGTTTAAATCTTGATTGTTTTATGCTGTTTCGGTCTTATGCTTGTGTTGTAGTTATAGTTGCTTCAGTTTTGTCCACACAAATTTTGATAACAACACACATGGCCTTTTTGGCTTTAGATTTGTGCAAGCTTTGGGTACAGCTTGGCTGGAAGATCGTTTTTCATAGTAGTATTCTTTTTAAGGAAAAATATGTCTTTTATGTGGTGATCCATACACCACCAATAACTTTTTTTGGACGGCTTTGCcctttattatttttaaattattaagcACACCTTTTAATTTCCCTTGTATCAAGATTCTTCCCAAATACTCCGTatattttaaaactatcattaccCATCCCCAATTCCCTGTCACCGTGTATATCAAAATTAATTACtagg
This genomic window from Rutidosis leptorrhynchoides isolate AG116_Rl617_1_P2 chromosome 2, CSIRO_AGI_Rlap_v1, whole genome shotgun sequence contains:
- the LOC139892518 gene encoding zinc finger CCCH domain-containing protein 43-like isoform X1 encodes the protein METLETKSQLNNQPIHSQSDLSSRNTDEIVSSLAQELETLVFSNSSDRDLDTHSDGWEQDPDQCSGLEQQKLGYSDDWKEQNESEFVDGDMSSDIRVYDSNGDEWRINDEHDPETEGEIGGGGGSVRVTDDVDGTVKSYHYPVRPDAEDCSYYIRTGMCKFGLHCKFNHPLRRRNQQPTKEIKMHREDNMERHGQQIECKYYLSTGGCKYGKSCKYNHTRVKTVVAPVVEYNFLGLPIRLGEKECPYYMRNGSCKYGPNCRFNHPDPTAVGGDTNTQAHAHGHGPTTYGNDGPVVLQSPPQPSMGSWSAPRTPDPNAAFVPMMYSPTQNMPPPNSDWNGYQATVPVPVPAPAHVYPSSERGLPIPPAFFLNNPPSDTNMYTHHQQQMPVSDYPERPGQPDCSYFMKTGDCKYRTTCKFNHPKSRSTRNTPSVLSDKGLPLRPDQSICSHYSRYGICKYGPACKYDHPVNYSNSRSSGEGY
- the LOC139892518 gene encoding zinc finger CCCH domain-containing protein 67-like isoform X2 translates to METLETKSQLNNQPIHSQSDLSSRNTDEIVSSLAQELETLVFSNSSDRDLDTHSDGWEQDPDQCSGLEQQKLGYSDDWKEQNESEFVDGDMSSDIRVYDSNGDEWRINDEHDPETEGEIGGGGGSVRVTDDVDGTVKSYHYPVRPDAEDCSYYIRTGMCKFGLHCKFNHPLRRRNQPTKEIKMHREDNMERHGQQIECKYYLSTGGCKYGKSCKYNHTRVKTVVAPVVEYNFLGLPIRLGEKECPYYMRNGSCKYGPNCRFNHPDPTAVGGDTNTQAHAHGHGPTTYGNDGPVVLQSPPQPSMGSWSAPRTPDPNAAFVPMMYSPTQNMPPPNSDWNGYQATVPVPVPAPAHVYPSSERGLPIPPAFFLNNPPSDTNMYTHHQQQMPVSDYPERPGQPDCSYFMKTGDCKYRTTCKFNHPKSRSTRNTPSVLSDKGLPLRPDQSICSHYSRYGICKYGPACKYDHPVNYSNSRSSGEGY